In Pseudonocardia sp. DSM 110487, the sequence CGGCATCGCCGTCGCCGCGGAGCTGGCGACCGCCGTGCCGTCCTGCGCGGTCGTGATCCTCACCGGGCACGGCCGCCCACCCCACCTGCAGCGCGCGCTGGCCGCCGGGGCGAAGGGGTTCCTCCCGAAGGGTTCCCCCGGCGGCACGCTCGCCGACGTGATCCGGCGGGTGCACGGGGGCGCCCGCTACGTCGACCCTGCCCTCGCCGCCGACGCCCTCACCGCCCAGCCGTGCCCGCTCACCCCGCGCGAGCTCGACGTCCTGCGGGAGGCCGGCGCCGACACCCCGGTCGCGGTCGTCGCGCGCCGCGTGCACCTGTCCCAGGGCACGGTCCGCAACCACCTGGCCGCGATCACCGCGAAGCTCGCGGTCCCCACCCGCGCCGAGGCCTACCGCACCGCCCAGGAGCAGGGCTGGCTCTGACCCCCTCCCTGTGGTCCTGCCAGGGCGCCTCCGCTATTTGATCGCCCGGAAGCGGAACGCCTTCGGGACGGTGTCGACCTCGATGCCGCCGAGGCCTGCCGCGCCGAGGCGATCGGGCAGGCCGTCCGGATCGACGACCGTCATCGTGTCGCCGATGTGGATCAGCCGGAACCGCAGGTTGAGCCGGCTGTCGAGGCCCGCGAACACGCCGCCCGGCCGCAGGACGCGGGCCGCCTCGGCGAACAGCCGGTCCTGCTGCTCCGGCGACGGAACGTGGTGCAGCATCGTGAAGCAGACGACCGTGTCGAAGGACGCGTCGGGGAAC encodes:
- a CDS encoding DNA-binding response regulator, producing MIRVLLADDEELIRIAVAALLGLEPDLEVVAHAGDGRGAVDAAVAHRPDVAVVDLEMPGLDGIAVAAELATAVPSCAVVILTGHGRPPHLQRALAAGAKGFLPKGSPGGTLADVIRRVHGGARYVDPALAADALTAQPCPLTPRELDVLREAGADTPVAVVARRVHLSQGTVRNHLAAITAKLAVPTRAEAYRTAQEQGWL
- a CDS encoding class I SAM-dependent methyltransferase, with product MNLLHRRICRSDAWATRMHGEVLPWVCRTVPLDGDVLEIGPGYGVTTRWLAGKGGRLTAVEVDPDLADGVRSSFGDRVDVHTGDGADLPFPDASFDTVVCFTMLHHVPSPEQQDRLFAEAARVLRPGGVFAGLDSRLNLRFRLIHIGDTMTVVDPDGLPDRLGAAGLGGIEVDTVPKAFRFRAIK